One Mycobacteroides salmoniphilum DNA segment encodes these proteins:
- the rpmI gene encoding 50S ribosomal protein L35, with translation MPKAKTHSGASKRFRTTGSGKIVRQKANRRHLLEHKPTSRTRRLDGRAVVAENDTKRVKKMLTG, from the coding sequence ATGCCCAAGGCCAAGACCCACAGCGGTGCGTCGAAGCGCTTCCGCACCACCGGTAGCGGAAAGATCGTGCGCCAGAAGGCGAACCGTCGCCACCTGCTGGAGCACAAGCCCACCAGTCGGACCCGTCGTCTCGACGGCCGCGCCGTGGTTGCAGAGAACGACACCAAGCGCGTCAAGAAGATGCTGACCGGCTAG
- the rplT gene encoding 50S ribosomal protein L20, whose translation MARVKRAVNAQKKRRTILKASKGYRGQRSRLYRKAKEQQLHSLTYAYRDRRARKGDFRKLWITRINAAARANDITYNRLIQGLKIAGVEVDRKNLAELAVSDAAAFTALVEVAKAALPADVNAPAGEAA comes from the coding sequence ATGGCACGCGTGAAAAGGGCCGTCAACGCCCAAAAGAAGCGCCGGACAATCCTGAAGGCCTCGAAGGGCTACCGCGGTCAGCGGTCGCGCCTGTACCGCAAGGCCAAGGAGCAGCAGCTGCACTCGCTGACCTACGCATACCGGGACCGTCGTGCCCGCAAGGGTGACTTCCGCAAGCTGTGGATCACGCGTATCAACGCGGCGGCTCGCGCCAACGACATCACCTACAACCGCCTCATCCAGGGCCTGAAGATCGCGGGCGTCGAGGTTGACCGCAAGAACCTCGCCGAGCTGGCCGTCAGCGATGCGGCCGCGTTCACCGCGCTGGTCGAGGTCGCCAAGGCCGCGCTGCCTGCGGACGTCAACGCTCCAGCCGGGGAAGCCGCCTGA
- the infC gene encoding translation initiation factor IF-3, which produces MSTETRINERIRVPEVRLIGPKGEQVGIVRIEDALRVAADADLDLVEVAPDARPPVCKIMDYGKFKYETALKERESRKNQQQTVVKEQKLRPKIDDHDYETKKGHVVRFLEAGSKVKVTIMFRGREQSRPELGYRLLQRLGADVAEFGFVETSAKQDGRNMTMVLAPHRGAKTRAKAAQQAEAPAGPAPAQEAPPAEQAPTEQT; this is translated from the coding sequence ATCAGCACTGAGACCCGCATCAACGAACGCATCCGTGTACCCGAAGTCCGCTTGATCGGCCCGAAAGGCGAGCAGGTCGGCATCGTGCGGATCGAAGATGCACTTCGCGTCGCCGCAGACGCCGATCTCGACCTTGTCGAGGTAGCCCCAGACGCCAGGCCTCCGGTCTGCAAGATCATGGACTACGGCAAGTTCAAGTACGAGACGGCTCTGAAGGAGCGCGAGTCTCGCAAGAACCAGCAGCAGACCGTTGTCAAGGAACAAAAGCTTCGGCCCAAGATCGATGATCACGACTATGAAACCAAGAAGGGCCACGTTGTGCGCTTCTTGGAGGCCGGATCCAAGGTCAAGGTCACGATCATGTTCCGAGGACGTGAGCAGTCGAGGCCCGAACTGGGCTACCGGCTGTTGCAGCGGCTCGGCGCAGACGTCGCCGAGTTCGGTTTCGTGGAGACCTCCGCGAAGCAGGACGGCCGCAATATGACGATGGTGCTGGCGCCGCACCGGGGTGCGAAGACCCGGGCCAAGGCAGCCCAGCAGGCAGAAGCCCCTGCGGGGCCGGCCCCAGCCCAGGAGGCCCCACCGGCCGAGCAAGCGCCCACCGAACAGACCTAG
- a CDS encoding TrmH family RNA methyltransferase → MIDAVKLHRPAARRRAGLFLAEGPNLVEAALRSGAVERVFATEDAAQRFVGLLVDAPVHLVTERAAKALSDTVSPVGLVAECRSIAAAWTQIAALSPRFVVVAVDISEPGNAGTLIRVADAMGADAVVLAGNSVDPFNGKSLRASAGSIFNIPVIPAGDAASIAEDFTARGGAVLATTLDGELSLDDADSVLRGPCAWIFGNEAHGLDGATAALATHRIIIPMRGGAESLNLASAASICLYATARMHRGQ, encoded by the coding sequence GTGATCGACGCGGTCAAGCTGCACCGGCCCGCCGCCCGTCGGCGGGCCGGTCTTTTTCTGGCGGAGGGCCCCAACCTGGTCGAGGCCGCACTGCGGTCCGGTGCGGTAGAACGTGTCTTCGCGACCGAGGACGCCGCGCAGCGATTCGTCGGCCTGTTGGTTGACGCTCCCGTACACCTGGTGACCGAGCGGGCCGCGAAAGCGTTGTCCGACACCGTGAGTCCAGTCGGGCTGGTAGCCGAGTGCCGCTCCATCGCGGCCGCCTGGACTCAGATCGCTGCGCTTTCACCCCGTTTTGTCGTTGTCGCTGTTGATATCTCGGAACCCGGCAACGCGGGCACCCTGATCCGCGTTGCCGACGCGATGGGCGCCGATGCCGTCGTACTGGCCGGAAACAGTGTCGACCCGTTCAACGGCAAGAGCCTGCGCGCCTCGGCGGGCAGCATTTTCAATATTCCGGTCATACCGGCGGGAGACGCGGCGTCGATCGCCGAGGACTTCACCGCGCGGGGTGGGGCAGTGCTGGCCACCACTCTCGACGGCGAGCTGTCGCTCGACGATGCCGACTCGGTACTCCGCGGGCCCTGCGCCTGGATCTTCGGAAACGAAGCGCACGGGCTCGACGGCGCGACAGCCGCCCTGGCGACACATCGGATCATCATCCCGATGCGCGGGGGAGCCGAAAGCCTCAACTTGGCCAGCGCCGCGTCGATTTGCCTGTACGCCACGGCGCGGATGCACCGCGGTCAATAG